Proteins from a single region of Apium graveolens cultivar Ventura chromosome 7, ASM990537v1, whole genome shotgun sequence:
- the LOC141670605 gene encoding dehydrogenase/reductase SDR family member FEY-like, giving the protein MNKKKGLGWTEWLRGCFYLIHEMLLQRIMTRHLENPLPLPRLDRDFTCIVTGCTNGIGREIARQLAEAGAHVVMAARDTASANGLIKKWQHDLSGKSLPLNIEVMELNLLSLKSVARFAEAWNARSVPLRVLINNAGIFSIGEPQKISVDGFEEHMQVNHLAPALLSILLLPSLKRGSPSRIVNISSTIHHIGFVDPDDMNVMTGKRKYTNLVGYSGSKLAQVMFSSVLHKSLPAEAGISVVCVSPGVVQTNFARDLSKIVQVGIRLFPYYKFSPEEGSRSALFAATDPQIPEYCKKLKSDEWPVCAFISHECRPTNPSEEAHNLESSYDVWEKTMEMIGLPSNTVEKLIEGQQFECRYGSHQE; this is encoded by the exons ATGAATAAAAAGAAAGGGTTAGGATGGACTGAATGGTTAAGAGGATGCTTTTATTTGATACATGAAATGTTGCTTCAGAGAATCATGACTAGGCATTTGGAAAATCCATTGCCTCTTCCTCGTCTTGATCGAGATTTCACTTGCATTGTCACTGGTTGTACTAATGGCATTGGTCGCGAGATTGCCAG GCAATTAGCCGAAGCAGGGGCACACGTTGTGATGGCAGCTCGGGATACAGCAAGTGCTAATGGATTGATCAAGAAATGGCAGCATGATTTGTCTGGAAAGAGCCTTCCTCTTAACATCGAG GTGATGGAGCTTAATCTTCTGTCGCTGAAATCTGTTGCAAGATTTGCTGAGGCATGGAATGCACGTTCAGTTCCTTTGCGCGTGCTCATCAACAATGCAGGGATATTTTCTATTGGAG AACCACAAAAGATTTCAGTGGACGGTTTTGAAGAGCATATGCAAGTGAACCATCTAGCCCCAGCCTTGCTTTCAATATTGCTTTTGCCATCTCTTAAGAGAGGCTCTCCAAGTCGGATTGTTAACATTAGTTCAACT ATTCATCATATTGGCTTTGTTGATCCTGATGACATGAACGTCATGACGGGAAAGAGGAAGTACACAAATTTAGTTGGTTACTCAGGCAGCAAACTAGCACAG GTCATGTTCAGTAGCGTCCTCCACAAGAGCTTGCCTGCTGAAGCTGGCATTAGTGTAGTCTGCGTATCTCCTGGAGTAGTTCAGACCAATTTT GCGAGGGATCTTTCCAAGATTGTTCAAGTAGGCATTCGTCTATTTCCATATTACAAGTTCAGTCCTGAAGAAG GTTCTAGAAGTGCCTTGTTCGCGGCCACAGATCCTCAGATTCCAGAATACTGCAAGAAGCTGAAATCAGATGAATGGCCAGTTTGTGCTTTCATTTCACACGAATGTCGTCCTACAAATCCTTCTGAAGAAGCGCACAATCTTGAATCTTCTTACGACGTGTGGGAGAAGACGATGGAAATGATCGGGCTTCCATCAAATACAGTGGAAAAACTCATAGAAGGGCAACAATTTGAATGCAGATATGGGTCTCATCAAGAATAA